The DNA window AATACTTCACTTTATTTTTTAGtactatttttataaatacgtaatatataaaaagttatcttagattaattaattaaatgtgaAAAGAGAGTAGTTTGTTGTACTTTCCACATAGTTTTTCTAAAGTCCAAATAGGCGAAATGGTCAGATAGACCCTTGCACTTGTATGTGTTTGTATTCTGAACGTTTCTACTTAACTCGTCGTCAACAGAACCCTTTTAACTCAATAAAATTCACCATCTTAAACTCTTCTGACCATTGACCAAACTTATGTGGCAACTTAATTGTTGAGTTGGCATAAGTACGTGATTCTTTGTTGAATCTTGCCTGTTGGTTATTTGAGCTTCGTTTTCTCATGCATGATAGTTGGTGTGTTTTAACTGAATTTGGGCGTTTTCTGTAGGTCTCATGGTCGACAAGGCTGTTTCATCACAGGACAATTTGGTCATTCTTGTTTTCCTTTGGTTCAAACTGTGTTCTGGTTTCTGCTTACAGATAAGGAGTCATGTACAATTTTCACAGTTTCCATGGATTTTACTCCCCTGTGCTTCGTCTCCTTGtcagtatatttttttttcatcttttgggTTTATCGTATGCATATTCTCTTAAGTGATTGCTTTGTTTTTGAggtaatgattttatttgttcttcacTTTTTATGTTTTATCTTCTTCGCTGTCCTCGATTAGTGCTTTTATTTGAATTCTCTTCGTCTGTTTGATATTGAATCTTGCTCGAATTTGGTTATTCCCCTTTGTGTGCTTTGGCGTGTTGTCGCCATAGTTGGTTTACTATGTGAAAATCACATTTTGGGATGACAAGAGCAAAACTTGCACTTTGCTGGAAAATACAAATCTTGGATTGTTGCACTGGACATTTAAAGTGGCTTTTCTAGAAAAGAATATATTTGTGAAATAGTATCTTCAGGGGTCATTtttgtgatgattgtgattgGATATGTGTTAGTACCATCTTCATAGTATTTGTGTGATTTGGGATTATATTTGGAATCATCCAAATTCTTCAGTTTGGGTTTATATTTCATACAAAAGAAtccatcattttaaattttgtggaaAAAGCCTCATGTTTGGTCTTAGTCTTCGGACGGAGACTTGTTACCCNgagtgttagaatatgaataagtttatacaatcctattagaataggaatatgtttatacaatcctataagaataggaataggtttatacaatcctattagaataggaataagaatagaaataaaaataggaatactaaatagtatcctacttggtaaaggattgtattctagggtctataagtagggtctcaatgtaataatgtaaacaacaacaacaacaattcaataatattttttcaataattctcACATGAGTTTTCTGATTAGTTTGTTATTGTCTACATAATTTGcatatttgtttaatttcagCAGGCCAATCTATTATCCTGAAGGCCAGCTAATTTCAAAAGGTCTTCCTTTGGTTATCAACGTTTCGCTTAACCATACAGAGAAGCTTTGTGTCCTGAAGACAAAAGCTCGATTGCTTAGTTTGTTGTATTTGAAATCTTACATCTGTGCCAGTCATTTCTTTGCATTCCACTTCCTAGGACAACAATATAAGAAACTTGAAATAttgctttaaatttttttgctTCTGCGGAAACTATAGGAtcttttaattatatacatCTTATGCATTATGCATCTCCGCGATCAAATCATTACAGAACTTATATTTCACCCTACTATTGACCGTGCTTTTATGACTTCTACCGATTAACAATCATCTTCACCACATTATCGATACAATGACTCTTTCTTTTGCTCAAGTAACTTGTTGCAGCAATAAAGTTGCACTTTTTGGGAGGTGTCCACAAAACTTGAAATGTTGAAACCACAAATTTCCTTCCTTCCTCTTGGAGAAATCAGAAGAGTACTATGAGTATTTTTGGGAGGGCCGGTTGCCAATGTTCAGATTGAATAGTAAAATATCAATGCTCTGATTTTTGTGAGCATGTACATTATTGTCCCTTCAGCTCTTTCTTATCTTGCAAAATTTGAACATCATCTTACTGTATCTGGTGAGCAAAGGGCTGAGCTGCTGAAAATGGTTTGCTTCTTTCTGGTAAATCTCATTTTGCTTAGGGCTCTGGTCGAATCGACTGTTGAGGGTGCTCTCTTAAGTATGGGTCCCCATTATTTGGATGGAGAAGATTGCAAAAAGATCGAGCAGTTCATGACTGCTTCCTTTTTGACAAGGACATGCCTTTCGTCTCTAGCATTTTTAATTACAAGCAGTTTCTTGGGTATATCTTTTGATTTATTAGCTTCAATTCCTTGGATTAACAAGAAGCTTCAAAAGTTTCGTAAAAATGACATGCTTCAGCTGGTACCAGAAACAAGTGAGGACTATCCATTGGAAAATCAAGACATTGATAGTTTGGAGAGGCCTCTGATTCATGAAAGGACTTCAACTGTGATTGCTGACAACAATGGATTTTTACATGATGCCTCTCCAAATGAAATTGATTTCCCTGGACAAAATTTGTCTAAATACCCTCCGGTCAATCGAACCTCACCAGTTCCAAAGCCGAAGTTCGATTTTGCACAGAATTATGTTTGCTCCTCTAGTGGTCCCTGTTGGTGCAGTTTACTTTGGGTACAGGTATGTAGTTGACAAGTACAACTTCCTGTTTGTATACAGAATGCGAGGTCTCCCTGCTGGTAATGATGGGAGGTTGATGGATATTGTATTATCAATCATGAGGTTTTGCGTTCTAATCACACTCGAAATTATGTATCTACTTATCGTATTTTTATCCCTGCTCAGTATGATTCTTTTCAGCCAGCTTTATTACAAGTTATACAGACTGTTGACAACATTGTCAAAGTGCCAACTGATTCTGAAGTGTTCTCACAACCTACATTTGATTGGGATACATATACTACATGACTTATGAATAAAACCAAAGATTTGTGTTGagattttatttatattcttattttgtaATAGGATGTGTTTCTGCACCTATCAGAtctctcttctcttttcttgGTTCATCCTTTGGATGgaacatttagttggaaacagATATTTGGCTTAGGACCACAAGAGCACATGTTATAATGTCTAACTTGGTTCCACTATATTAGTAGGATCAGGTTCATTTAGTTGGAAACAGATATTTTCTTGGTTCATCCTTTTTCTAATGCCAACTGTAAACACTTTCAAAATCAACTAAGTTTCGTTTTATAGATCTTCATATCCAacacactctaccctccccagacccacttgtgggattatatTGGATGTGCTGTTGTAGATCTTCATAACCAATCATTTTTCCCCGAAGCTAATTACTTACAAGttgtcatcttttttttttcttggcaGGAAATAAATTTGGCAACTTCATACAGCGGCAGACACTTTTTCATGGAGGTATGTTTGTCTTTGCAATATATAATGCATGCAACTCTATAAATAGTATCACTTTCCTTGTTTAGAAGGATCACACACACCACACATATGCGTTTTATCTTTTAGACTGTTTCTAATATTAATGCGTTATGTAAAtgcttttcaaatataaatcaGGAACCGGTAGCACAAGGTGGTTTGCTTCCTTCATTGATGGCCAACAAAGCTGATGAAGTTTATGGGCTCAGTAGTACTAATTCTAATTCAGTTCTGCTCCAAAAGACTCCGACAGTTGGTGCCAGGCTTCCTATAGTAGGAAAAATAAGTACTTATAATAATCAAGGGGTAAAGGTAGATGCACCTGGATTCAAACTTGATGATGAAGCTACTAGCCACCAACAACAAGTGCAAGAGATGGAAGGATAGCAAAGACCCTGAGGTAAAGTTTTACCGTCTCAAGGCCAGGATGCATGCATGCGCTCTATTAATTGTACTTTAATTGTTTCAAATATTTCCGTTTTGTTGCCTGCAGCTTCCAAGAGTCCTCTGAGACGATTGCAAACAGAATGCAACTGTTCCATTGTATGTACACTGACACAAGGCCTCCAACTACCAAATCCGTTATTTATAGAAGGATCCAAGGAAGAACAACCTAGTAGTATAAGAAGAAATTACATATTTCTCAAGGGAGTCCTCCAGTAATAATTAAGTGTTTTCCTTTTTAGCTAGTTTTCGTATAATTTTCTTGagtattttccttctttctagCAAGTGTAGTTTTAGAAACTTCTTGTAAGGCCTTTTGGATTGCCCAACTTGTTTCTACGTTTGAATTTAAGTGTTTGAATCATAATATTAAGCTACAAGAATATGAATGCAATCTTGTTGTCTTCTNgatttgatttgcatagttccattcgtctttccggtgactccttaaatctgatttgcatagggttgtgccatcattccaaccctacccgtataatttttctttttcagtagggtcgtgccatcattccgaccctacccatattaattttactttttcagctgagtcgtgccatcattccgaccctacccatattatttctctttttcaatggggtcgttccatcaattcgagctatcctatataatttctattttctagttgggtcatgacatcattccgaccctacccatataattttatttcttagattgtgaccacttttagccatcaaatctaatactccgaCATATGAGCATGTTTCGGCCAATTTTTCGATGACTTGTTTAATATCGACTcgtctattgattccaacatgatccatatactttatactagattttgagcacttgCAATGACCGTTGCATTGTGAAGAAGTATATATGGAGCGACCACctaattttgttgctcagggggagtttagtagccttgtatgttgattacgtaagtcactctatggtctgaaacagtctttgcaagcttggtttgggaagttccaacactgtaattttatcactctgtATTTTATtggcattatgcatcaaattcagtatttcatgagaagaccaagcacattgagattgattgtcaattttgtgaagttgagtgatcaacttgcagatatctcaccAAGCCCCTCATCGGTCCGcgtgttaattacatttgtaacaagctaggtacatgaattgtatgcactagcttgaggaggagtgttagaatatgaataggtttatacaatcctattagaataggaatatgtttatacaatcctataagtataggaataggtttatacaatcctattagaataggaataggaatagaaatagaaataggaatactaaataggatcctacttggtaaaggattgtattctaaggtctataaatagggtctcaatgtaataatgtaaacacaacaacaattcaataatattcttttcctatatttctcacaggAAGGAACAAAGCGAAATTTTCATCTGAAAGAGCATGAATGACAGTCTGAAAGGTACACATATACAGTAGGGCTTATTTCTTTTCTCAGCAATTccaattttcttcttgtttatTTATATGAATTCCACTGTTCCATTGTTTATTCTCTTTCATAATTATCCCCATAAACTCAAGACTGATATGTTATGCATGGTGGCTTTTCCATTGGATGTTTGACCAAGAATTTATATGATAGCTATTGCtattagctttttttttttcttttttaaccgAGAaatctgtgacccgccctttggaccaatcacaaccttctaaactcggtggataatgggcccgtccctctacccttctccacttaaataccgggctttactttgcatggtgtggggcttgaacttgggacctaagccacaaatcctccaccttttgccactcaagctaggccttgggggctaTTGCTATTAGCTTTTATAGAGCTCCATTTTGAATATCTGCCTGGTCATGGGACTGGTTAAGTATGGATCAAAGTATTTGTTTTGGTGTTAGCAAGCAATGGTTCGTTATTTTCTCATCATGAAATTATCCCGTAACTTTTTTTTACGCTTTTATTAGCCATGCATGGAGTGTGAACTAGGCAAACAAATTCTCTTATTCTGCAGGCTTTCCCATTCATGCTTAGGTGATTGGATGATCTCATAAACTGCAGCAGATGTGTTGCTATCACATTTTGTTTTAAGTTGCAATGTTTGGAGGTTTGCCCTGTTTCTCAAGGAGCAAGATCCCCCCTTCAATTTGTGCTTTCATGTAGTTGAAGCCCTCCAACTTTAATTTATAGTACTCATCTGATGTATCCCCCCTACAAGGAGTGCATCTTTGTTTGGGCCCATAACTGAACCCAACTTGTTTGGTATCAAGGCATAGCTATTGTTGTTATCATTTGGAAGAAAGCATATAGTGAAAATGGTTCTAACTCATAAATATTAGCAGTAATTCGAAGGATATGAGAATAACTGGATTTTACGAAGTTAAAGAACCATTTTTATATATGACACTAGTTTATTGCCATGTCTAGACTAATTAGTGGTTAATAGTTGTAAGTCAATGATGGAACATCTCACTCTGTTGTGTAGCTTTTGACCTTCCCTTTTGCTTTGCCAGTACTTTTGAATTctgcaattttttctttttgaagaaaaatgttAGAATGGTTTTTGAAGATGCCATTTTTAGCTTTAACATGTTGTGTCACTGTTtcattttatgcatgttttattgATTTGTCGTGGAGCAAAAGTTCTAGCATCATGTAATAATGCATTCACACTCATGGCATTTTCCCATCCAATAATGGGTGTTGAAGTCAGCGTTCTGTATGATAGTTGGTAATTACTTACtttcaatcattttctttgAAGTTCATAGGAAGAGTGAAGGTAACAAGACCAATCAGTCTACATGATTGTATATTGTCACACTGTAGTTTAGTTACTTGTTGCTTCTTTTACCAAGTTTAGACGGTGAATGCAATGACTGACTTAAGAAAAGTGTTGTTCTCACGTGATTTTCACCTCAGTGATGCTCTGATGTAATGTGGTCTTTGTGATGATGGTTGGTCTTTTtaactcaaataaataaatttcaaagtgaaaaatCTCTGCCAACTTCTTTTACTGttagttgataaatcagatggGAAGGTTGCTTATAGTATAGGAAGAATTCTCTTTGTGGGGACGGCCCAGGCTCAAGGTCACTACAATTACATTTTATACCTTGTTCACTGTTATATTTGTTATATGCTTTGCTTCAGTCTAACGTTCTCCAACATAACAATCgaatatacaaattacattagaCAGCTTTTTAAATTTTCCTGCAGTTCCATCTTGAGAGATGAAAAAACCATCAATACACTTTGCATTTTCTAGGCAATCCTTTGATGCTTGGAACTCTACAGCACAAAGACCAAATCCATATTCACCTGCATCAAAATAGCTCCTGTAGTAGTCAAATCCATGTACGACACAAAACCATCTGTGACAATCCTTTGTACAAGACACTCATAAATTCTCCCCTGTCAACATTTAAGATTGATGGTAATGATATGATTATTCATGCTCTCATATCATAAGCTACATGGAACTTCTAGTTAGCTTACCTAGAGTCGAGTAAAAACATGTCATTCTTCTAAAAATAGCTAAATTTGGTTTATCATTAAAAGTTATTGAGCATATTTTTCTTGTAGATCACTTCCCTTCTCACAACAGCAGTATTAAATAGCTGCTGCACAGGATTTATTATTGAATTAAGACAATGGACTAATACCTTTACCACTACTTGAGCTGTGAGTTGAGCACACctctctttttgacaaacttCAGACACTGGACTACCTTTACCACTACTTGGCATGAATACTGTAGCATTATGGTTAAGAGGAGAACCTAACTCCTCCAAACCTGGAGTAAACTGTAACCTTGTTTGTACCTCCATATTGTCTGCTTCATGTTCTTCCTCTATCACATCCGCCACCTAGGTAACAGTTATATCATCTTGTTGTAccttgactttttttttttgtttcatttgtagagttagcttgagagagtgacaTGTTACCTTTTTGTAGATTTGTCATTTCCCGTTGAACAAAGTTGCTGCCCAGATTAACCCTCATGCTCACCAAGTGACTCTAGAGATTGAGTTGAAAATTCTTGTACCGGTTTTCAAATTGACCATGGGTAATCTGTTCACTGAATTTTAGTTAACCAGGCTAGCCatctgattttattttatagttgtCTCCAGTTCCAGGTCCGAGATAAACATAGCAGATGTATCTTTGACCTAACGTCTGTCTTCATCTGAAATAATAGCATGAGGATTTGATGCATGATTTCCTATTCACTCTGGGTTGTTTGAACACATACCGAGTCCATCTACCTTCGATGTGATTGTCTGCGAAGAAGTAGTCGTCATACAGAGGGCAAGAATCTTGAAATAATTGACCCCTGTCACCATTTGCAGATTAGGAGTGCAGGATTTATTTAGTGTGTTTGCGCGCAAAATGTGTCACAAAACAGGCTACAGTCCAGAAATTGGCTGTTCTTACTTTTGGAAAAGAAGTTGGTTTGTTTGCTGATTTAATCAATGATCTAGATCAAAATAATAAGTTATAAAATTGTAATGGGCTCGGCTAATAGATTTAATGGCCAGTTAGCTACACTACTGGTAAAAAATTTGTGACCTGCATTTAGTCTTTTAAGCAGTATACAATAATCTATTTATGAACTTTCAAGTTATTCTCATCTTTATACTGAGTTGGTAAACAGAAATGATTTGTCACATGTGCATCTCAACAGATATGTAGAATGGTTTGAGCGATTTATGCTTACTTTCTGGGGACTTGGACTCGTTCTTGTTTCCGGTTTCACTTTTCTCAATGATTTGTAGAATAAGCTCAAGACAAATTTCACATGCCCATGTCTTTTTAGTGCTATCTTAGTTGTGCAATTTGCTATGATTTTTACTTTTGACTTGTATTTAAAGAANTCCATCTACCTTCGATGTGATTGTCTGCGAAGAAGTAGTCGTCATACAGAGGGCAAGAATCTTGAAATAATTGACCCCTGTCACCATTTGCAGATTAGGAGTGCAGGATTTATTTAGTGTGTTTGCGCGCAAAATGTGTCACAAAACAGGCTACAGTCCAGAAATTGGCTGTTCTTACTTTTGGAAAAGAAGTTGGTTTGTTTGCTGATTTAATCAATGATCTAGATCAAAATAATAAGTTATAAAATTGTAATGGGCTCGGCTAATAGATTTAATGGCCAGTTAGCTACACTACTGGTAAAAAATTTGTGACCTGCATTTAGTCTTTTAAGCAGTATACAATAATCTATTTATGAACTTTCAAGTTATTCTCATCTTTATACTGAGTTGGTAAACAGAAATGATACGTCACATGTGCATCTCAACAGATATGTAGAATGGTTTGAGCGATTTATGCTTACCTTCTGGGGACTTGGACTCGTTCTTGTTTCCGGTTTCACTCTCCAACAAAGTAAGTTTTCTCAATGATTTGTAGAATAAGCTTAAGACAAATTTCACATGCCCATGTCTTTTTAGTTCTATCTTAGTTGTGCAATTTGCTATGATTTTTACTTTTGACTTGTATTTAAAGAAAATGTATTTTCAGACTTGGTGTTTTGTAGAGAGTATCTTTATGTCCAAGTGGAAAGCAGTGGGTTAATTGAAAAATTGGGATGAAAGAAATGGGTTAGAGAGTGAGATACTCCGAAATCTTACACGTTAGAGCTCTCTCATTCTTATTGCCCGCTGAAATTAGAAAGTCTGGTGACACTCATTCTTTAGCTTTAGACAATACAAAAACCACTCGCTCCATCTACCTACACATACCCTTCTTTCCGTGGACAGAGATGCCCAAACAAACACACCAATAATAGCTCTGGGCCCCTACTAGTCAATGTTCCACTTTCTCAAAGTATAAGTCACACAAAACAATACTCCTCTCTGATCCCTTGCCAACTTAATTATGGTTCACTCAAACCAAAACTCCTAAGCAATGTATACTAAAAATCTCTCTGTgttttatacacaaacctctaGCTAATCCATGTCAGTGACCTTCTAGTACATGAAGCAAACTTCATTATCTGTCCttaccaaataatatttgctTAGATGCGACAGGCTGTTGAGGCCTAAGGCTACTCTAATTTGGCATTCATTTTCTTACGAGcttggttgtttttttttaattattcttagCTCTTTCTTACGGCTGAAACTCCTCTTTCAGGATGAAATGATAAAAGTTCTCTTTCATGTGACCCTTTTTTGTTAAGCAATTTGGAACGTACGAAGTTGTGAAGGAGGAAAAGAAAACCAATAGACTAAAGCTAACCAAAAGGTATAATCTGTCAAAACACCTGATTTTTTAAATCGGAATCTGCACCTTATCTCATACAAAGCAACAATTTAGGTTTCAAGAGTCCGTTTAATTAACTTTTATCCACAAACACTGTTGTGATACAAGTATTTCAGATTAGCTTAATTGGTTCTAATTGTATGTATTAATGAGTCTGTAGTACTGCTTATATACAAAGAAAGTGAACAGATTACGCTAAATAAGCTAATTCCTACAAAATTAAATACGTACATGTGTTCAATATAGGTACAAATTCTAATTgaagtgtctaagtgaattatgcggacaactttaaggggccagGAATAATTGCCCGGTATATTTTAGGCTATTGATCAGGCACATGTTTACGATTTCAAGTTATAAATATCAATATGGAAGATAAAAGTACATATGCATCATTACAAAACTCTAATATGCAAAAAACTAATTATGACAACTAAAaggacaaaatataaaaaaaatcccaaggaaaatacagaaataaaatatgGGGAGGTTAGAACCCGGCtgtgacaattcaaaatatatggATAACAATTTAAAGATAAGGATGACAAGTTGTTGAATCATCATTAATTGCTAAACTCCTGCATCATGGTGTTTAAATTTCACTATTTCATGCATAACATCAATGTTCTTCATCGTTCTTATAATTTGTGGCGTTTATATACAAATCTTTCGCTTTTGACGCAGTTAATCCATGTGTTTCAGTCATATCCAAATCTTTTGGATTACCTCTATATGGGAGTTCCCATTCAAAGTGGTGGAGTAACTGTGCCAAAGGAAGTCCAACANAAGGTATTACCTGTAAGTGTTTTCTTCCGGCTGCCATGGTAGAGTACAAGTTTTATGTGCATAGAAATTGAGTTCTAGGACAATAATAGGGTAGAATTTGAAGGAAATAATATTACCCAAGTGAAAGACCTAACAATGATTTTATAGAAGAAACTTATTAATCTACAAATAGTAGGTAAATAACTCAATGACTTGTAATTTTTgtacattaaaaatatgtaacAAGGCACTCCTATTTATAATACTAATACTAACAGCCAAAATATACTACTAGAACTAGGAACCTATAAAACTAACAAAtcataattaaacataaataagaatataccataaataataaatcCTAAACTAGTAAGGAATCCTaaattacttagaaatcctAATCTTGGTTTATTTCCTAAATAGCCTCCCTTAAATCAAGATCTTCAAATGTGACCATGCCTAGcatcttcttcaattttaatgGCTTTGTGAATATATCAGCAACTTTTCTTCGGTCTTGCAATATTCAAGCATTATCTCTATCTTGGACCAAGTCACGAATGAAGTGCCATTTGATTTCAATATGTTTGCTACGGCCATGAAAAATTGGATTCCTTGTTAATGCAATTGCAGACTTGCcatcacaaaatatttttgtaggCCTATATTGCTTGTGTTGAAGAAATCCAAGCATCCTTCTCAACCATAATGCGTGTGTAGCACTACTTGTTGCAGTCATATATATACTTTGCTTCAGCAGTTGATAAAGCAATAACTTGTTATTTCTTTGAAGATCATGAAAATACACTAGATCCCAAATAAAATGCATAGCCAGAAGTACTTTTTCTTTGCATCATATCATCATCCCAATCACTATCAGTATTACTATCATTAGTCTTTGAATAAAATATGTCATCAGAGTGTGTACCTTGAATATATCTCAAAATTCTCCTGGCGGCTTGCAAGTGAGATTGACGCGGAAACTCCATAAATCTGCTAATTAATTCAACTCCATAAGTAATATCAGGCCTTGTAGAAGTCAAATATCTTAGACTCCCTaccaattttctaaaatatgtaGCATTAACTAAATCACCAGTTCCATCTTTGCTCAACTTCAATTTCTCTTCAATAGGGGTCAAGATTGGTTTGACTTTGTCCATATTAAATCTTTTCAAAATATCACTCGCGTATAAAGATTCCATCTTTCAATTGAGGAACTTCAATGCCAAGTATAAGCACACAATGAGAATATCTCCATCAGTATTGAATTTTATGTATAGTGTATTCTCATAAGGACATTTATGAAAATCATGTCCCATAAAATAAGAATCAATGCGAGTATACCAAGCTCTTAGAGCTTGTTTCAACCTATATAATGTCTTCTTCAACTTGTAAACTTTATTTTCTAAACCATTTTTGACATATCCCATAGGCTGCTCAACATACACTTCTTCCtcaagaacaccattcaagaAAGCAAATTTAACATTCATTTGATGTATTTTCCAACAATTATTTGCAGCAAGAGAAATAATCATTCGAATAGTATCAAGTCTAGCAACATGAGCA is part of the Solanum stenotomum isolate F172 chromosome 8, ASM1918654v1, whole genome shotgun sequence genome and encodes:
- the LOC125874594 gene encoding uncharacterized protein LOC125874594 isoform X2, with product MVDKAVSSQDNLVILVFLWFKLCSGFCLQIRSHVQFSQFPWILLPCASSPCQPIYYPEGQLISKGLPLVINVSLNHTEKLCVLKTKARLLSLLYLKSYICASHFFAFHFLGQQYKKLEILL
- the LOC125874594 gene encoding uncharacterized protein LOC125874594 isoform X1, which codes for MVDKAVSSQDNLVILVFLWFKLCSGFCLQIRSHVQFSQFPWILLPCASSPCHRPIYYPEGQLISKGLPLVINVSLNHTEKLCVLKTKARLLSLLYLKSYICASHFFAFHFLGQQYKKLEILL
- the LOC125874590 gene encoding CSC1-like protein At4g35870; this translates as MYIIVPSALSYLAKFEHHLTVSGEQRAELLKMVCFFLVNLILLRALVESTVEGALLSMGPHYLDGEDCKKIEQFMTASFLTRTCLSSLAFLITSSFLGISFDLLASIPWINKKLQKFRKNDMLQLVPETSEDYPLENQDIDSLERPLIHERTSTVIADNNGFLHDASPNEIDFPGQNLSKYPPVNRTSPVPKPKFDFAQNYVCSSSGPCWCSLLWVQEINLATSYSGRHFFMEEPVAQGGLLPSLMANKADEVYGLSSTNSNSVLLQKTPTVGARLPIVGKISTYNNQGVKVDAPGFKLDDEATSHQQQVQEMEG